From Pseudomonas vanderleydeniana, the proteins below share one genomic window:
- a CDS encoding NEL-type E3 ubiquitin ligase domain-containing protein, with amino-acid sequence MPAVTLPVPPVMNEHSENEEVLRTRAPDWLLRASPEAIVELREYMRRSQVFKDELSDALKELKPVRAFCEPLLEQALQERFGAGLDLHKDSLAVADRWPDIPSPVSHPVPYPMTFTQHGLLDAALQNFAPGEQLPPESHIRFSGSAKPALTPQVFVDLVRELDLGRRYQHHLCKLFHLVQEPGGEPDSEGARIAFAMQQQGKADMLVDACIARMKRELDENVHARVCRLIESNVSLDEDGARIEVNELQMLGVTLSGVRLFTLHDGPSGGDRGLLVHIPNDPVSRFRFYPSLEVFRSELCERLWQPFYEDFFCRLVAQSELPVFLSSLRRRLTREGAKLGDRHAHALNRQADLQLRLLPSREELFSLLHRQQLLRLQEDARTVAVPTEDVDQDARNARFQARLGLGMTLLNLAAFANPWLGLLMMGVAVGEMLAEVYEGYQDWRRGDHDEAIAHLMSVAEDFATMIALGAAVKVGGQLIKGVFPRQSAFFDELVPVRSSDGNYRLWQASLEPYAHDEAFVAAQEPDSQGFYPGTLDDGHRYLDIAGRPYRAYRDEALDAWRLRHPGRSSAYEPLLEHNGAGAWRLVHEWPLSWQSPTYLLRRLGPEAACLEEVDLQRIVSIHRLDAPLLRRLHMNRQEIPATLLDSLRRFRLDRELDWLIEPGQAPVARRLLDLKLQILPDLPGWPRGRTIQLLDGADKPTHEYGADLTSQPTAFKVAATDIEAHGLQALIDVLEPPHRQAILGDAVKPGTELPRLEQALQQHVRTHRPALFERVYRLRWLLDDGLPAQVRQGFPQLPSNVLREVVAQSSVDVKDRLLLDSGLPLQLVEDLTDVAREVRINRALEDGFLQSARNPDTARLQLPTLGRMLGWPTDLRIELRQDSVSGPLLAELGDLKLPRRRIMVRTEGGYQAFDAGGRMLGSRSTGHDALCAALLESLSVGERMAMGIRLGEEAQLHKMLLSTALPRPRRELESTLGLAPRKPNYEPASWRRMDLAGCTRAKRGGVEATRRGLTRLTRLYPDLCEAEARTLLLQLGDDSALVRNRIRSLELELELLRSILSSWYGRSFEQRGQSIWLGGMQEGRMQASQILERCWRRQTPRTYDNDGVVIGHGLSLEGLRVVSLPDLPSSIGFEHVTELSLKSMDLSVIPGNFLRLFPKLRKLDLANNRLRSLPAAIAEMDELRELHLQENRIVLDREAVAQLSTLHQLEVLNLNGNSDVRLLDVGRMPHLRRLFLRGTGIDHLPEGLLTRTSLSAADLRGNLIQQLPAALYDAPSPITRRIVLRHNPLAPANQSPLAAYRLRTGITFGIPEAELALDEYSSRRRWLADIEGEGRAQLQSLWQGLWHEPGSQELFDLLGRLGGSADYMKTRSDLTRRVWVVLAAAGENGALRRELFDLAANPLTCVDSAAQSFSHLEVRVLLAKARALAIEGDEPVQLLKLARGLFRLEQIDGIARNHVRALAENPEVPSSRAVDEIEVNLAYRVGLARLMYLPGQPREMMFRSIAHVTEEQIQAAHVRILQAEQTPNLTAFIAGRDFWIDYLKRKYPRDFSRFNQPFHDQEEQLLRESPTMHSERYFRHLSSLMDSHRAEEQMFLTSLTRQEMYEHPAPLPGT; translated from the coding sequence ATGCCAGCCGTTACCCTACCTGTGCCACCGGTGATGAATGAGCACAGTGAAAATGAAGAGGTGCTTCGCACCCGTGCCCCCGACTGGTTGTTGCGGGCAAGCCCGGAGGCGATTGTGGAACTGCGCGAATACATGCGCAGAAGTCAGGTATTCAAGGACGAGCTGTCCGATGCACTCAAGGAGCTGAAACCAGTCAGGGCGTTCTGCGAGCCGTTGCTTGAGCAGGCGCTGCAGGAGCGATTCGGTGCGGGGCTGGACCTGCACAAGGACAGCCTGGCCGTGGCTGATCGTTGGCCCGACATACCGTCGCCTGTATCCCACCCCGTTCCCTATCCGATGACGTTCACCCAGCACGGTCTGCTGGATGCGGCGCTGCAGAACTTCGCGCCGGGCGAACAGCTGCCACCGGAGTCGCACATCCGCTTCTCCGGCTCCGCGAAGCCGGCGTTGACTCCACAGGTCTTTGTCGACCTGGTGCGCGAACTGGATCTGGGCCGACGTTACCAGCATCATCTGTGCAAGCTCTTTCACCTGGTGCAGGAGCCCGGCGGGGAGCCGGACAGCGAAGGTGCCAGGATCGCGTTCGCCATGCAGCAGCAAGGCAAGGCAGACATGCTGGTCGATGCCTGCATCGCCCGGATGAAAAGGGAGCTGGACGAGAATGTCCACGCCCGGGTATGCCGGTTGATCGAGTCGAACGTCAGCCTTGATGAAGACGGGGCGCGGATCGAGGTCAACGAGTTGCAAATGCTCGGTGTGACGCTGTCGGGGGTGCGCCTGTTCACCCTGCACGACGGGCCGTCGGGCGGGGACCGTGGGTTGCTGGTTCATATCCCCAATGATCCGGTCAGCCGCTTCAGGTTCTATCCCTCGCTTGAGGTCTTTCGAAGCGAGTTGTGCGAGCGCCTCTGGCAGCCCTTCTACGAGGATTTTTTTTGTCGTCTGGTCGCTCAGTCCGAACTGCCGGTGTTTCTTTCGTCGTTGCGCCGTCGCCTGACCCGGGAGGGCGCGAAGCTTGGCGACAGACACGCCCACGCGCTGAATCGGCAGGCCGATCTGCAGTTGCGCCTGTTGCCGTCGCGCGAGGAGCTGTTTTCCCTGCTTCATCGCCAGCAATTGCTGCGCTTGCAGGAGGATGCCCGGACCGTTGCCGTACCGACCGAAGATGTCGACCAGGACGCCCGTAATGCCCGTTTCCAGGCCCGACTGGGGTTGGGCATGACCCTGCTGAACCTGGCGGCTTTCGCCAACCCCTGGTTGGGCCTGCTGATGATGGGAGTGGCAGTCGGGGAAATGCTGGCGGAGGTCTACGAGGGTTATCAGGACTGGCGTCGGGGCGATCATGACGAAGCCATTGCCCACCTGATGTCGGTGGCCGAGGATTTTGCGACGATGATTGCCCTGGGGGCTGCCGTGAAGGTGGGAGGGCAGTTGATCAAGGGAGTGTTTCCCCGGCAGTCGGCTTTCTTCGACGAGTTGGTGCCGGTGCGCTCGAGCGACGGAAACTATCGGCTCTGGCAGGCCAGCCTGGAGCCTTATGCCCATGACGAAGCCTTTGTCGCGGCACAGGAGCCGGATAGTCAGGGCTTCTACCCTGGTACGCTCGATGATGGACATCGTTATCTGGATATCGCCGGCCGACCTTACCGGGCCTATCGGGATGAAGCCCTCGATGCCTGGCGCCTGCGTCACCCTGGTCGGTCGTCGGCCTACGAACCGCTGCTGGAACACAATGGCGCGGGTGCCTGGCGCCTGGTCCATGAGTGGCCATTGAGCTGGCAGTCTCCGACCTATCTGTTGCGCCGCCTGGGGCCCGAGGCAGCCTGTCTGGAGGAGGTGGATCTTCAGCGGATCGTGTCGATCCACCGTCTCGATGCGCCGTTGCTGCGGCGCCTGCACATGAACAGGCAGGAAATCCCGGCGACCCTGCTCGATTCGCTCCGGCGTTTCCGGCTGGACCGGGAGCTCGACTGGCTGATCGAGCCCGGCCAGGCGCCGGTCGCGCGACGCCTGCTGGACCTGAAACTGCAAATTCTGCCGGACCTGCCGGGTTGGCCCAGGGGCCGTACGATCCAGTTGCTGGATGGTGCGGACAAGCCGACTCATGAATATGGGGCCGACCTGACCTCACAACCGACAGCCTTCAAGGTCGCGGCCACGGATATCGAGGCACACGGTCTGCAGGCTCTGATCGACGTGCTCGAACCGCCGCACAGGCAAGCCATCCTGGGTGACGCAGTGAAGCCGGGCACTGAATTGCCTCGGCTTGAGCAGGCGTTGCAGCAGCATGTCCGTACGCATCGCCCGGCGTTGTTCGAGCGGGTCTACAGGCTGCGCTGGTTGTTGGATGACGGCTTGCCGGCGCAGGTGCGCCAAGGTTTTCCCCAGTTGCCGAGCAATGTACTGCGCGAGGTGGTCGCGCAATCCAGTGTCGATGTGAAGGACCGGTTACTGCTCGATTCGGGGCTGCCACTGCAACTGGTCGAAGACTTGACCGACGTTGCCCGGGAGGTGCGCATCAATCGGGCCCTGGAAGACGGCTTCCTGCAATCGGCCAGGAATCCCGATACCGCCCGGCTGCAGTTGCCCACGCTGGGGAGGATGCTGGGCTGGCCGACCGATCTGCGTATCGAGCTGCGCCAGGACAGCGTCAGCGGCCCACTGCTGGCCGAGCTGGGCGACCTCAAGCTGCCCAGGCGGAGGATTATGGTCAGGACCGAGGGCGGTTATCAGGCGTTCGATGCGGGCGGCAGGATGCTCGGCTCACGATCGACAGGGCACGACGCCTTGTGCGCGGCATTGCTTGAATCATTGAGTGTTGGCGAGCGCATGGCGATGGGAATCCGGCTGGGAGAGGAGGCCCAGTTGCACAAGATGTTGCTCAGCACGGCGCTGCCCCGTCCTCGTCGGGAGCTGGAGTCGACACTGGGTCTTGCGCCGAGGAAACCGAACTACGAACCGGCCTCGTGGCGCCGCATGGACCTGGCCGGCTGTACGCGTGCCAAGCGTGGTGGTGTCGAGGCGACACGCCGCGGATTGACTCGGCTGACCCGCTTGTACCCCGATCTGTGCGAGGCCGAAGCGCGCACCTTGCTGTTGCAACTGGGCGATGATTCGGCACTGGTGCGTAACCGGATCCGCTCGCTGGAGTTGGAGCTGGAGTTGTTGCGCTCGATACTGAGCAGTTGGTACGGCCGGTCGTTCGAGCAACGAGGGCAGTCCATCTGGCTCGGGGGTATGCAGGAGGGCCGCATGCAGGCTTCGCAGATTCTCGAGCGCTGCTGGCGGCGGCAAACTCCCAGGACCTATGACAATGATGGCGTGGTGATCGGTCATGGTCTGAGCCTGGAAGGCCTGCGGGTGGTCAGCCTGCCCGATCTGCCCAGCTCGATCGGTTTCGAGCATGTCACCGAACTGTCGCTCAAGAGCATGGACCTGAGCGTCATTCCCGGCAACTTCCTGAGGCTCTTTCCCAAGCTGCGCAAGCTGGACCTGGCCAACAACCGGCTGCGTAGCCTGCCGGCGGCGATTGCGGAAATGGACGAGCTTCGCGAACTGCACCTGCAGGAGAATCGGATCGTACTCGATCGGGAGGCGGTGGCCCAGCTCTCCACCTTGCACCAGTTGGAAGTGCTCAACCTCAACGGCAACTCGGATGTTCGCCTGCTGGATGTCGGGCGGATGCCGCATCTGCGCCGACTGTTCCTGCGTGGCACGGGTATCGACCATTTGCCGGAGGGGCTGTTGACCCGTACCAGTCTGTCCGCAGCGGACTTGCGTGGCAACCTGATCCAGCAACTGCCCGCCGCGCTCTACGACGCACCGTCGCCGATCACCCGGCGGATCGTCCTGCGCCACAACCCGCTGGCGCCTGCCAACCAGAGTCCGCTGGCGGCCTATCGTCTGCGTACCGGTATCACCTTCGGCATACCCGAGGCGGAGTTGGCGCTCGACGAGTACAGTTCACGTCGGCGCTGGCTGGCGGATATCGAGGGGGAAGGGCGTGCCCAGCTGCAGTCACTGTGGCAGGGGCTGTGGCACGAGCCGGGAAGCCAGGAGCTGTTCGATCTGCTGGGACGCCTGGGGGGGAGCGCGGACTACATGAAGACCCGCAGCGACCTGACACGGCGGGTCTGGGTGGTGCTCGCGGCAGCGGGCGAGAACGGTGCGCTGCGCCGGGAACTGTTCGACCTGGCTGCCAATCCGTTGACCTGTGTCGACAGTGCGGCACAAAGCTTCAGTCATCTGGAGGTCCGGGTCTTGCTGGCCAAGGCTCGTGCACTGGCGATAGAAGGCGATGAACCGGTCCAGTTGCTGAAGTTGGCGCGGGGCCTGTTCCGACTGGAGCAGATCGATGGGATCGCCCGCAACCATGTCCGGGCACTGGCCGAAAACCCCGAGGTGCCCTCGTCGAGAGCGGTCGACGAGATCGAAGTGAACCTGGCCTACCGGGTCGGCCTGGCGCGATTGATGTACCTGCCCGGGCAGCCGAGGGAAATGATGTTCAGGTCCATTGCCCATGTCACCGAGGAGCAGATCCAGGCCGCGCATGTACGCATCCTGCAGGCCGAGCAGACGCCGAACCTGACCGCCTTCATCGCCGGGCGCGACTTCTGGATCGACTACCTGAAAAGGAAATACCCACGGGATTTCTCCCGGTTCAACCAGCCCTTCCACGACCAGGAAGAGCAATTGCTCAGGGAATCACCCACCATGCACAGCGAGCGCTACTTCCGGCACCTGTCGAGCCTGATGGACAGCCACAGGGCCGAGGAACAGATGTTTCTCACCAGCCTGACCCGTCAGGAAATGTACGAGCATCCCGCGCCGTTGCCCGGTACCTGA
- the mnmC gene encoding bifunctional tRNA (5-methylaminomethyl-2-thiouridine)(34)-methyltransferase MnmD/FAD-dependent 5-carboxymethylaminomethyl-2-thiouridine(34) oxidoreductase MnmC, with translation MNRVPPHAQIDWDDQGLPRSRVFDDVYFSDGSGLEETRYVFIEQNRLKERFEALPANGRLVIGETGFGTGLNFLCAWQLFEQHAPKDARLHFVSVEKYPLSHADLQRALALWPELAPFASALLEQYVAIHPGFQRLLLDNGRVSLTLLVGDALEQLPQLEARVDAWFLDGFAPAKNPEMWTPELFAELARLAAPSATISTFTSTGWVRRSLNAAGFKMKRTPGIGHKWEILRGEFIGWPEEVPVPAPARPWFAYPGQRVEVRRVLVIGGGLAGCASAASLAARGWQVTLLERHEALAREASGNPQGVLYLKLSAHGTALSQLILSGFGHTRRLLERLHRGLDWDGCGVLQLAFDEKEAARQAQLAAAFSPDLLHVLERPEAEALAGIALKQGGLFFPEGGWVHPPALCAWQARHPNIDVRPHSEALELRRVDGQWQAWDASTLLGSAPVAILATAAEVKRFAATAQLPLKRIRGQITRLAQTADSSALHTVVCAEGYVAPARLGEHTLGASFAFNSEDLLPTTTEHLGNLELLQEISPDLAERLQVATQDPERLQGRAAYRCTSPDYLPIIGPLADAAAFAQTYAVLAKDARQIPQQACPWLEGLYVNSGHGSRGLITAPLSGELLAAWLDNEPLPLPRAVAEACHPSRFAWRELTRGKSRPGS, from the coding sequence ATGAACCGCGTACCACCGCACGCCCAGATCGACTGGGATGACCAGGGACTGCCCCGCTCCCGGGTGTTCGATGACGTGTACTTTTCCGATGGCTCGGGCCTGGAGGAAACCCGCTATGTTTTCATCGAACAGAACCGCCTGAAGGAGCGCTTCGAGGCTCTGCCAGCCAATGGCCGGCTGGTGATCGGTGAAACCGGATTCGGCACCGGGCTGAATTTCCTCTGCGCCTGGCAGTTGTTCGAACAGCATGCGCCAAAGGACGCACGGCTGCATTTCGTCAGCGTGGAGAAATACCCGCTGAGCCACGCCGACCTGCAGCGTGCCCTGGCGCTCTGGCCGGAACTGGCGCCCTTCGCCAGCGCCCTGCTCGAACAGTACGTGGCAATCCACCCGGGTTTCCAGCGCCTGCTGCTGGATAACGGTCGGGTCAGCCTGACGCTGCTGGTCGGCGACGCACTGGAACAGTTGCCACAACTGGAGGCCCGGGTCGACGCCTGGTTCCTCGACGGTTTTGCGCCGGCGAAAAACCCTGAGATGTGGACGCCGGAACTGTTCGCCGAACTGGCCCGCCTGGCGGCCCCCAGCGCGACCATCAGCACCTTCACCAGCACCGGCTGGGTCCGCCGCTCGCTGAACGCCGCCGGCTTCAAGATGAAACGCACGCCGGGCATCGGCCACAAGTGGGAGATCCTGCGCGGTGAATTCATCGGCTGGCCGGAGGAGGTCCCGGTGCCTGCGCCAGCACGGCCCTGGTTCGCCTACCCCGGCCAGCGGGTCGAGGTACGTCGGGTCCTGGTGATCGGTGGCGGCCTGGCCGGTTGCGCCAGCGCCGCCAGCCTGGCCGCCCGTGGCTGGCAGGTGACCCTGCTGGAGCGCCATGAAGCCCTCGCCCGGGAAGCCTCGGGCAATCCCCAGGGCGTGCTGTACCTCAAGCTGTCAGCCCACGGTACGGCATTGTCGCAACTGATCCTCAGCGGATTCGGCCATACCCGACGCCTGCTCGAACGCCTGCACAGGGGCCTGGACTGGGACGGTTGTGGTGTCCTGCAACTGGCCTTCGACGAGAAGGAAGCCGCACGCCAGGCGCAATTGGCCGCCGCCTTCAGCCCCGACCTGTTGCACGTGCTGGAGCGCCCGGAAGCGGAGGCCCTGGCCGGTATCGCCCTCAAGCAGGGTGGGCTGTTCTTCCCCGAAGGTGGGTGGGTGCATCCACCAGCGCTGTGCGCCTGGCAGGCCCGCCACCCGAACATCGACGTACGCCCCCACAGCGAGGCCCTCGAACTGCGCCGGGTCGACGGCCAGTGGCAGGCCTGGGACGCCAGTACCCTGCTCGGCAGCGCCCCGGTAGCGATCCTCGCCACGGCAGCCGAAGTGAAGCGTTTTGCGGCGACCGCACAACTGCCACTCAAGCGCATTCGCGGACAGATCACCCGCCTGGCACAGACTGCAGACAGCAGCGCCCTGCACACCGTGGTCTGCGCCGAAGGCTATGTCGCTCCGGCACGTCTCGGCGAACATACCCTGGGCGCCAGCTTCGCCTTCAACAGCGAGGACCTGCTCCCGACCACGACGGAACACCTCGGCAATCTGGAACTGCTGCAGGAAATCTCACCCGACCTGGCCGAGCGCCTGCAGGTCGCAACGCAGGATCCCGAACGACTGCAGGGTCGCGCCGCCTATCGCTGCACCAGCCCGGACTACCTGCCGATCATCGGCCCGCTGGCCGACGCCGCAGCGTTCGCCCAGACCTATGCGGTACTGGCCAAGGACGCCCGCCAGATACCGCAGCAGGCCTGCCCCTGGCTGGAGGGCCTGTATGTCAACAGCGGCCATGGCTCACGGGGACTGATCACCGCGCCGCTGTCAGGTGAGCTGCTCGCCGCCTGGCTGGACAATGAGCCCCTGCCTCTGCCGCGAGCCGTCGCCGAGGCCTGCCACCCGAGCCGCTTCGCCTGGCGCGAGCTGACACGTGGCAAGTCGCGCCCCGGTTCCTGA
- the pap gene encoding polyphosphate:AMP phosphotransferase produces MFESAEIGHAIDKDTFEAEVPALREALLEAQFELQQQKRFPVIVLINGIEGAGKGETVKLLNEWMDPRLIEVRTFDQQSDEELAHPPAWRYWRMLPAKGRMGVFFGNWYSQMLQGRVHGLFKDAVLDQAIAGAERLEKMLCDEGALIFKFWFHLSKKQMKARLKALQDDPLHSWRISPLDWQQSQTYDTFVHFGERVLRRTSRDYAPWHVIEGVDPHYRSLTVGKILLEGLQAALKKSRSQSSPGHVAPLPSAVDQMSLLDSLDMSLALDKADYEEQLITEQARLSGLMRDKRMRKHALVAVFEGNDAAGKGGAIRRLAAALDPRQYSIVPIAAPTEDERAQPYLWRFWRQIPARGKFTVFDRSWYGRVLVERVEGFCSTDDWMRAYGEINDFEEQLSDAGVIVVKFWLAIDKQTQLERFQQREDIPFKRFKITEDDWRNREKWDLYRTAVGDMVDRTSTEISPWTLVEANDKRWARVKVLRTINQAIEEAFAKRDKHEKKDRKNRKSK; encoded by the coding sequence ATGTTCGAATCCGCTGAAATCGGTCACGCCATCGACAAAGACACCTTCGAGGCCGAAGTGCCCGCGCTGCGTGAGGCGCTGCTCGAAGCCCAGTTCGAATTGCAGCAGCAGAAGCGTTTTCCGGTGATCGTGCTGATCAACGGCATCGAGGGCGCCGGCAAGGGCGAGACGGTCAAGCTGCTCAACGAATGGATGGACCCGCGCCTGATCGAGGTGCGCACCTTCGACCAGCAGAGCGACGAGGAGTTGGCCCATCCACCGGCCTGGCGCTACTGGCGCATGCTGCCGGCCAAGGGGCGGATGGGCGTGTTCTTTGGCAACTGGTACAGCCAGATGCTGCAGGGGCGGGTCCACGGGCTGTTCAAGGACGCGGTGCTGGACCAGGCGATTGCCGGTGCCGAGCGTCTGGAGAAGATGCTCTGCGACGAAGGCGCGCTGATCTTCAAGTTCTGGTTCCACCTTTCCAAGAAGCAGATGAAGGCCCGGCTCAAGGCCTTGCAGGACGACCCGCTGCACAGTTGGCGGATCAGTCCGCTGGACTGGCAGCAGTCGCAGACCTACGACACCTTCGTGCATTTCGGCGAGCGGGTACTGCGTCGAACCAGTCGCGACTACGCGCCGTGGCATGTGATCGAGGGCGTCGATCCGCACTATCGTAGTCTCACCGTGGGCAAGATCCTGCTCGAGGGCCTGCAGGCCGCCCTGAAGAAATCCCGTTCCCAGTCGTCGCCGGGGCACGTTGCGCCGCTGCCGTCGGCCGTCGACCAGATGAGCCTGCTCGACAGCCTGGACATGAGCCTGGCGCTGGACAAGGCCGACTACGAGGAACAACTGATCACCGAACAGGCGCGCCTGTCGGGCCTGATGCGCGACAAGCGCATGCGCAAGCACGCCCTGGTCGCCGTCTTCGAGGGCAACGACGCGGCGGGCAAGGGCGGGGCGATCCGGCGCCTGGCCGCCGCCCTCGACCCGCGCCAGTACAGCATCGTGCCGATTGCCGCACCCACCGAGGACGAGCGTGCCCAGCCCTACCTGTGGCGCTTCTGGCGGCAGATCCCGGCGCGTGGCAAGTTCACCGTGTTCGACCGTTCCTGGTACGGCCGGGTGCTGGTGGAGCGGGTCGAGGGCTTTTGCAGTACCGATGACTGGATGCGGGCCTACGGCGAGATCAACGACTTCGAGGAACAGTTGAGCGATGCCGGGGTGATCGTGGTCAAGTTCTGGCTGGCCATCGACAAGCAGACCCAGCTGGAGCGTTTCCAGCAGCGCGAGGACATCCCCTTCAAGCGCTTCAAGATCACCGAGGATGACTGGCGCAATCGGGAAAAGTGGGACCTCTACCGCACCGCGGTGGGCGACATGGTCGACCGCACCAGCACCGAGATTTCGCCCTGGACCCTGGTCGAGGCCAACGACAAGCGCTGGGCACGGGTCAAGGTCCTGCGCACGATCAACCAGGCGATCGAGGAGGCCTTCGCCAAGCGGGACAAGCACGAGAAGAAGGATAGGAAGAACAGGAAATCGAAGTAG